The DNA window atctcaatccaataaagcagaCTCAAGACTCAATTCAAGTCATCATTATTTCTCTTGGACTtttttcaatgtagattgtgtcagagcAGATGAACAGAATAAATGCCataaattattttagattatggaACATTCCAGCAAATCAGGCAGGCATGAGCAGAGTTCGCGTCACATATGTGCAGCTGGCGATTCTGTTGCAACTGAGTAATGCTATTATTTTAGTATGGACTAAATTATATGAGAAATGATTCTAAAACATTGATGAATCTATGCAATGAAGAATTAAAACGTTTtttaggacaaaaaaaaaatgtccaaccCAGTACCATcaaggtgtaccaaataaagtggccattgatcataatttgaaagtgtctcatgtaAATGTGAGCACATCAAAACAACTATATATTTGTATTCTGCGAAAGAAACAAGCCATACAGAtttgaaaatcaaaatcaaaatgtgCTGTATCAACACAGGCGTTCATGATATGGGGGCATTCTGCAGATCATATGAAACAGTTTGATGGCAGTTCCCCTCTGCAAATCAATTTAACTGAGAAGGAAATTCAAAAGGCTTTAAGTGATCAGTGCATGTCGACATACAAATCTGACTTTCTTGGATTACCTCAAGGTAAGGTTTTGGAGTTATTGTACAGAGACTAATTCAGTTTTTATGCATTGaaagtgttatttaatattaacataacacaacataagATTTAAAGACTGATGTAGATGTTACTATTACTCAAGCATCtcagtgtttttttattgtattctGTCAAAATCACAGTGATCATGAAGAAAAATGCCTTTATTGTGCCTTTTAAACACAATCAAGCTGTCCATTACTTCACCCAAACTGAAATGAGACACAACTATTGCTCACCCATTATTAAACCTGAGCTGTTGGGGAACACCACTCGCTATGGATGCAATAAACTGCATGGTGTAGCGGCAAGGGGAATTGGTAAGCTTCTGCTAATTTACAACATTTCTGTATCTGTGGACTATTAATACTTGTTTGTTCGGTTAGTTTCAATTTAAGAGGTACACTATTCAAATACTGTTATCAAAACACCACTATACCAGTGTGTCACACAGGTTAAAGaggaataacattttttatttgagttCCTACAGTTGATCACAGTCACATCGATAAACAGGAGCGCAGCAAACTACAGAGCACATACAATAAACATTTTGCAAGAAAATATACAGATGTCTCCTCAGGGCTCAAGTCAGTCTCACCTGAGACTGTTCTGCAGTTTTGTAAGACACTATCCAATAAAGGTAAGATAGTTTGATACTGTGCATTCTTACTGAAACATTACAATTGAATGCATTAAAGtctagtttaagtcagaattattagcccccctttgattttttttttttaaatatttcctaaatgatgtttaacagagcaatgaaattttcacagtttgtcttataatattttttcttctggagaaagtcttatttgttttatttcggctagaataaaagcagttttttaaatttttaaaaactatattagGGACAAAAATATTAGCAACTGTAAGCTATTTTTcatgatagtctacagaacaaaccatcgttatacaataacctgcctaactaccctaacctgcctagttaacctaattaacctagttaagcctttaaatgccatttaaaactgtatagaagtgtcttaaagaatatctagtcaaatattatttactgtcatcatggcaaagataaaattaatcaagttattagattta is part of the Danio rerio strain Tuebingen ecotype United States chromosome 15, GRCz12tu, whole genome shotgun sequence genome and encodes:
- the tex26 gene encoding testis-expressed protein 26 is translated as MAKYVNKKWEAFETSHERDFIHRPILPLSIRPKTSVRVIRNSYILDNPVGATVYSEDFCSRPVPKTACIRSATASGNRRNNPHPSKAFMIWGHSADHMKQFDGSSPLQINLTEKEIQKALSDQCMSTYKSDFLGLPQVIMKKNAFIVPFKHNQAVHYFTQTEMRHNYCSPIIKPELLGNTTRYGCNKLHGVAARGIVPTVDHSHIDKQERSKLQSTYNKHFARKYTDVSSGLKSVSPETVLQFCKTLSNKEKKEVKSLHITNPSAYGCKLERMSAWPGPL